From the Budorcas taxicolor isolate Tak-1 chromosome 1, Takin1.1, whole genome shotgun sequence genome, one window contains:
- the LOC128054514 gene encoding immediate early response 3-interacting protein 1-like, whose translation MAFTLYSLLKAALLCVNAIAVLHEDRFLKNTGWGTDQGIGGFGEEPGIKSQLMNLIRSVRTVMRVPLIIVNSIAIVLLLLFG comes from the coding sequence ATGGCCTTTACGTTGTACTCGCTGCTGAAGGCAGCCCTTCTCTGCGTCAATGCCATCGCCGTGCTTCACGAGGACCGTTTCCTCAAGAACACTGGCTGGGGAACAGACCAGGGAATTGGAGGATTCGGAGAAGAGCCAGGAATTAAATCTCAGCTAATGAACCTTATTCGATCTGTAAGAACCGTGATGAGAGTGCCATTGATAATAGTAAACTCAATTGCAATTGTATTACTTTTACTATTTGGGTGA